AACTACGCCAAGGCCGGAAATCCCCCCGGCAGTTTCTGGGTGCGCGCCCGCAGCCACCGTCTCAATGCCAGCATTTCGTCCCAAGGAAACGAAACCGGCGCCATCAACGGACAGTCCTTCCATCAATACGGCCACGGCCTCACCGCAGGTGTAGATCGCGTTCACGCCAGGGGCGCGGGCACGATTTTCGTGGGCGCGTTTATCGACACGGGCATCGTTGATCGCGACTTTGATAATTACGGCAATGGCGAAAGCGAAACCATCGGGGCGGGCGTGTATGGAAGCTGGTTGCACGAAAAAGGCTGGTTTGCCGACATTACCCTAAAACTCGATCATGTGAAAAATGACTTCGACGCCCGCGCGTCGGACGGGAAACTCTCGCATGGTTCTTATAAAAACTACGCCAAGGGTGTCTCGCTGGAAATTGGACGCCGCCTGGTTAATAAAAACGGATGGTGGGTTGAACCCTCCGTGCAAGCCGCATATGTGCATCTAAACAGCGCCGCTTACCAAGTCCACGGTGCATACGGTCCGAACTTCGTGCAGGCGAACGTGCCTTCCCCGGTATCCGTGCATCTGGACGCAACCAGCGCCTTCCAGTCTCGCGCTGGTCTGCGAATCGGACGCCAGTTGGGAGCCACACGCTGGCATCCCTATGGCAAAGCTGCAGTGGCAGGCAGCTTCTCAAACGGTGGCGAAGTCACCGCGGAGGGCAAAACCCTCGCATCGGACTACGACGGATGTCGCGTCGAGGCAGGGTTCGGCGCCAGCTTCATCATCAACGCCAGGCATGCTCTGTATCTTGATTTTGAATACGCAAAGGCGGACGATTACGAGCGCCCCTGGTCCATTAACATCGGCTATCGGGCCTGCTGGTAATATTATATGGCCGGGCCCGGCACGCCCGGCATCCGCCCCGATCTCCGGGTGGATTAATTTTTCCCCACACTCCCCCGGCAATGGCACCCATGCCTCATCACATCCCCCTCTCATTTATACTGCCACTGGCCCTTGCCCTGCTGGCGGGCTTGCCAGCGACCGCCGCCGACGACGAACACCTTTGGCTAAAGGTCAAAGGCACGCAAATCGTCACCTCGGCAGAAAGCGACGGGGGCGAGCGTCTGTTCATTCCCGCCGGCATCGGTTACGGCCGTGATGTCATGATTTACCCCAGGCACTATCCCCCTGGCGACGAGCGCATCCTGCAATTCTGCAAGGAGCGGGGATTGAACACTGTTCGCCTCGCGTTTTATACGCTGTATTTTAACAGCGTGGAAAACCGCCCGATTGACATCCAGGAGCACGTGCAAAATCATATCGATCCCGTCATTGCCGCGGCCAGAAAACAGGGCATGTATGTGATACTCGACTGCCATGAGTTCATGAGCGGGACGATTGACGAGGATGACGCCCGGGAGGATCAGCATGTCCCCAAGTGGGGGGAGGAAAAAATCCAGCAATGGATAAACGCATGGAAGATCGTCGCGTCGCGTTACAAGGACGAGCCCCACGTGCTGGGATACGAACTGCTCAACGAGCCTCATGTCACCCCGACAGCCGATTTGCGCGACAATTACAGGCGTTGCATACAGGCCATCCGGGAGGTGGACAAACGCCACATTATCATCTTGGGAAACGAAACTTGGACCCATGCCAGGTCCATGGAACGCACTTGGGGAGACATCGCAACCACCATTGACGCACCCCATAATAATGTCGTGTTCGCCTTTCACGATTATCCTGATGACAACCACCCGTGGCTGGTGGAGGAGTATGTCACCACCTTTCGCGACAAGCATGGCGTGCCGGTGCTCTGCACGGAATTTGGCGCCCTTAATTGGAAAAAAAGCGAGACGGTGTGCCGGAACTTCCTTGCGGGTATGCATATGCTTTTTGCAAAGGAAGGCATAGGCTGGATGATCTGGTGCCTGAGAACCTTGGAGGACCACCCGCGCGATTCCTATAATACGGTGGATGAAACCGGGCTGGGCCCTCCCATCGTTTTTGATTCCTGCCCCTACAGCGACCTGTGGCCCGCCGTGGCGCGGGTCACGGCGAGCCCGATGCCTCTGCCAAAGCGTCCCCCCTTTGTCGTCCCCGACGCGCTCCCGGGACAGGAAATCATCATGGAGGCAAATACGGATGGGTATCCCTCCGATCTATCCTACTCGTGGGAGGTGTCCTCCGATGGTGTCAGCTGGTCGAAAATATCCGGCGACACGGAATTATATAAAGACACCAACACCGCCAGGCTCCGCATTCGCGGCGCGACCGCGCTCATGAGCGGTTATTACTATCGTTACATCGCCGCCAATCCCGCGATGACGGTGAGCGGCACGGCCACCCTCACGGTCAAGGCCCCGGTTCTCTCCGCCCCCGCCGCACTTGTGGTGGACGCAATCACTGGCGAACTCTACGTGACTGACGCGAATCAGCACACGATTTATAAAATCACCGCCGATGCCTCCGGCATAAGCCTCTTCGCCGGTGCCATCGGGCAATCCGGCACCCTCAATGCCAGCGGGACAGCGGCGCGCTTTAATCAAATCGCGGGCATTGACATTGATACGCAGAGCGGAGGACTGGTGGTCGCCGACACGGGAAACTCCACCCTGCGCATCCTCAATTCCGCGGCCGCGGTCAACAGCCTCGCCGGCTCTCCGGGCCTTGCCGGATTTACCGATGGCTCCGGCACGAACGCCTTTTTCCGCAACCCCGCCGCTGTCGTTGCCGACAATATGGGCAACATCTATGTCGCCGACACGGACAATCATGTTATTCGCATGGTCACCCCCGAAGGCATCGTCACCACCATCGCAGGCACACCTCAAGTTTCCGGCACACTCGATGGCAGCGGGACCCATGCCCAATTCAAGAACCCCGCCGGCATCGCTTTCGCCGGCAACACTCTCTATATTGCAGACACGGGAAATCACACCATCCGCTTTATCACTCCCGCAGACGATGCACATCAAGTTTTCACATTGGCGGGACAGCCTGGGAGCCACGGTTCCGCGGATGGCGACATGGCGACGGCCGCCCGCTTTCATTCGCCCCGCGGACTTCTCGTCGACGGCGACACGGTCTATGTGGCCGACACGGGCAATTCGCTCATTCGGAAAATAGAAATTTCCGCAGGCAAAGTCGCCACCATCGCCGGTTACCCGGGAGATGACGGTGATGGCGACTCCGGCGTGATGCCCGGCGTTCCCGGGTTCAAAGACGGCCAGGGCAACGACGCCTGGCTGCGCCATCCCGAGGACATCGCCATCGCATCCGACGGCACCCTCTATGTAGCGGATACCGGCAACGCGGCCATACGCAAAATCGCCGCCGATAATAATGCCACGGTAAGCACACTCACCCCCGACATGATTGAACTCAATCCCCCAACTCCGCCGCCCCCTGTCGACCCGCCGCCCTCTTCCGGCGGCAGCAGCGGTTCAGGAGGAGGGGGAGGGGGCGTTCCGTCCCACTGGTTTTTCGCCATCATCATCGCCCTTGTTATCATTCGCGCCAGAAAACCCGGTAAAATTTTTCTCCCATGAAAGAAGAAATGCCGCGCCCCGGTGAAAGCACTCCATATACATTGCTTCCCATCCTCGCATTGCCGCTCATTTTCATTCTGGCGGCAGCCAGGCTGGCGGCAAACCCGGCAAGCGAGCATCTCTGGCTCAAGGCCAGGGGAAGGCTGATTGTCACCTCGTCGGAAAGTGACGGAGGAGAGCGCCCGTTTATTGCGGCCGGCATGGCCTATTGCCGCGACGTTATCATTCCGGCGCAGGACGAGGCGGTCATGGCCTTCTGCAAGGAGCACAACCTGAACACCGTCCGTCTGACATTTTACACCCTGTATTTTGACAATGACAAAAGTCGCCCGATTGAAATGCAAGAGCACATTAGAAATCACATTGAGCCAGCCGTCGCCGCCGCGCGAAACCACGGCATGTATGTGATTCTGGCGTGTGATGAGCACATGAGCGATCCATCCGTTGACGGCGTCGCCGTCCGGGCCTGGGATGAAGCCGCGATACAAAAATGGGTGGCAGGATGGACGGCCGTGGCCGAATACTATAAAGGAGAGCCGCGTGTATTGGGCTACGAATTCCTGGGCGAACCCATTGGGGTCACTTTTGAGCAGATGAGAAGCAACTATGCGCGGTGCCGGCGCGAAATTCGAAAAGTGGATGACCGCCACCTCCTTATTCTCGGGGCCAATCATCGTTCCCGACCCGGCACCATGCAAAAATCGTGGGAACTCATGCCTTCGATCATGGACGCCCCTTATAACAATGTGGCATTCGCCTTCCATGCGTATCCCGGGGAAGAATCCCCGGTTGTCATTCAAAACCATGTCGTCCAATTTCGGGACGCGCATGGAGTCCCGGTGCTATGCACGCAATTTGGCGCGGATTACCAAAACAAGAGTGAAGCGGAATGCCGCAAGTTCCTTGCGGGCATGCACGCAAGCTTTGCCAAGGAGGACGTGGGCTGGATGATCTGGGCACTAAGGACCCTGGTGGACCACCCGCGCAATTCGTACAACGCAGTGGATCAAACCGGACTTGGTCCTCCTCCGACATATGATTCCTGCCCCTACAGCGATCTGTGGGCTCCCGCAGCCCGCATGACAGCAAGCGCGATACCCCAGCCGAAAAGATAAACGTCCGGCGGCTTTGCTATTAAAGCCTTTGCCCACTTGAAAACGTCGGAATACTGGTTTCACTTTTCGGCTTCACCTAAATCGAGTTAATCTCTCCGGGTTTAATTCCTCGAAGCTTGCTTCGGTTGTATTGTGTTCTGCAACGGAATCCGTTGCAGGGATCTTTAATACCTCGGGGCTTGCCCCGGGGTTCTTTATTTCTGCTTCAACTGCATGAGGTCCGGCTTAGTGATTCAGCGCGCGTGCGCCTACGCTGGCGATCTCGTCCATGGCAGGCCGCAGGCTCAGCCGATAGCTGGAATCCCAGTCCTCATGGCCGGTGACGCGCAGCATGAGCGTAAACTCACCGTCCTGTGTATTCTGTAATTTGATACGAACACTTGGGCCGACGACGGTCTGCTGCGGCGGCAAATCCGGGATGCGCCAGCGCAGCAACTCGATGACCAGGCCGTCGCACTCCAGCGCGACGATGAGCTCTCCGCCGGGTTGCGCGACGGGGCTGTCGTTGAGCACCCAGATTTCGGCGCTGAAGCATTCGCCGCGCTCCCATTGGAATTTGGGGATGCGTGCGCTGGCGAGAGTCGGACGGCACGCCGCCCGCGCCGCATAATAGGCGGGCTTGGGCCGGGCCGGATAATTGACGATGCTGTTGTTGGCGGCGGTTGGCCAGGGTTCGTTGAAGCACCAGTTGAGCGCCATCGAGCAGCGCGGGCTTTGGCGCCGGGCCTCCTCGAAGACGGATTTCACACCCTCGCTTTGCAGCCATTCGCCGCGCGCGACGTGCTGCTCCAGCGATGTGGATTCGCCGAAATAATGCTCGCTGGCGCGTGTGTTTATCCAGAGGGCGTTGTCGCTGCTCCACGCGCCGAAGGCGTGATGGGTTTCCCAACTCGTGCACGGGCGCGGGGGCCAGAGTTCCTCGGCGGGGATGAATGTTTTCAGGTATTCGACTGGAGCGAGCCCGGGACAACCGAACTCGCTGTAGGCGGTGCAGGCGGCGGACCGGAATATCTGGAATATGTCGCGTCCATCAGGGTCGAGGAAGCGGTAGTCGCCGTGGCCCATGCCCTCAAGCGGCGCGGTGGGGATGAACGGCGTGAGCGGATCGAGGTCGAGGCAGTTGCGGTTGAGCAGGCGGAGCGCGAGCGACTGGTCGTCCATGCGTGACCAGGAGTTGAAGAGCTCGTTGCCACCGCACCACAACGCCAGACATGGATGCTGCCGCACGCGGCGGATGATGGCGCGCGACTCGCGATCGAGGCCGTCGAGATAGGCGTCGTCATCGGGATAGGCGTTGCAGGCGAGCGGAAACTCCTGCCACACGAGCAGGCCAAGCTCATCGCATTGTTCGAAAAAAGACTCCTTCGGCGTGGCCGTGCCGCCCCAGCAGCGGAGCAGGTTGAAGTGCGCGTCGCGGGCCAGTGCGAGCAGCGGCTCGTAGGTCGCGGCGTCCACGCGGCCGTGAAAGATGTCGGGACAGACGAAGTTCGTGCCGCGCGCGAAGATGCGGCGTCCGTTGAGCTCGACCGTCACCGGCGGGAGGCTGCGCGACTTGGGAAAACCGGCGGGGTGGCTCCAAGCGCCCTCGTGCATGACGAGCCGCACCCGGCGGAATCCGACACGCCGCGTGGCCGCGTCGGCACCGGGCGCGTCGAGCGAGACTTCCAGCGTGTAGAGCGCCGGCTCGCCGTGGTCATGCGTCCACCAAAGCTGTGGCTCGCGGAGCGTCGCGACGGATTCGCTGGATTCCAGCACGACGCGTCCGCCCGGCTCGCGCAAGCGCCAGGTGATACCGGACGGCATACTGGTTTCAACCGCGACGGTGATGCGTGCCGACGAGAAATCATCCGCCAACACGTAGCGAAAATCAATGTGCCTGATGTGCGCCGCCGGGCGTTTTTCAAAACGCGTGTCGTGGCAGAGCCCGAGCGGAATCAGGCGCGGGTGCCAGTCCCAGCCATAGCTGACGACGGGCTTGGTGACGTGCGCGGCTTGCGAGCGGTCGGGTGGCGCGCCCTCGCGTTTCGGCGCGGGGTGGATGAGGATTTCGAGCGGCGTGCCCGGCGCAAGGCCCGTCACGTCGAGCTCGAACGGCGTGCACACGCCGGTGTGCTCAAGTAGCACGCGGTCGCCGGCGCGGAATTCGGCATGATAGTCGAGCCCGTCGCCGGCGAGAAAGACACGCTCGTCCGCCGCACGTTTGACGGCGGGAATTGCCGCGCGATACAGCCACCAGAAATCCTCAAGGCCGTTGTAGGCGCGGACGTTTTGCCCGAAGTGCAAATCGGGCAGCGACTGCACACGCGCCCAGTCGAGCTGCACGGCGCCGGGAACGGTGGCGGGAATCCAGTCGGCAGGCGCAGGTGTCGCGGCGGGCGAGGGCAGGCGCGCCAGTTGCCAGGAGACGGGAAAGGTTGCACGGGAGGACATGCGGAGGGGTGTCAGTTTTTTGCGGTGCGAATGCTGAAGATGGCGGTGCGCCATTTCGGGAGATCAATGTCGATGCCCTGCCCGGACAGCGTGGCGGCGGTGCCGTCGAAGACAACTTTGTTGTCTTCATCAACAAGCAGGAACGTCCCTTCGACATGCAGGCGCGGATACGCTTTGGCCGGCCCTTCGCCCGCGCGGCGGTAGACCAGGAAGTGCGCCGGTCCCTCAATGAGCAGGAGGCCGGGCGGAGTGCGCTGGTCGAGCACCAGGCCGGCCTCCCTGAGAAACGTGGAGAGTGTTTCCGCCGTGAGGGCTTCGGCATCGTCGATGATGAGCAGCGGGATCTTGCTGCGCTTGAGCAGGTCGAGCGAGCGCGAGTCGAGGTTGCGGGTGTCCACCACGGCCGCCTTGTAGCGCAGGCCCGCGGCGACCTCCTCCACCTGTTCGAGTCCCACCGCCATTTGCACGAGGCCGGTGGCGAGGAGTTGGTCGTCGGTCATGTAGTGCACGGGCGCGAGGTGGAGGTCGAGCGCGAGGCGGGCGAAAGGCACGCAGGCGTGGTTGAGTCCGTTGGCGACGGGCACGGCGGCGGTGTTTTGCACAAAGAGCACCTCGGCGCGGTCCAAATCAACCGGCCCGGCGGCATAGACAGGCGCGAAGCGGCGGTAGTTTTTCTCGTAAAGGTCGACCACTGGAGCATAAGTGTGGGGGCTGCCCGTCAAAGTCC
This genomic stretch from Termitidicoccus mucosus harbors:
- a CDS encoding cellulase family glycosylhydrolase, which codes for MPHHIPLSFILPLALALLAGLPATAADDEHLWLKVKGTQIVTSAESDGGERLFIPAGIGYGRDVMIYPRHYPPGDERILQFCKERGLNTVRLAFYTLYFNSVENRPIDIQEHVQNHIDPVIAAARKQGMYVILDCHEFMSGTIDEDDAREDQHVPKWGEEKIQQWINAWKIVASRYKDEPHVLGYELLNEPHVTPTADLRDNYRRCIQAIREVDKRHIIILGNETWTHARSMERTWGDIATTIDAPHNNVVFAFHDYPDDNHPWLVEEYVTTFRDKHGVPVLCTEFGALNWKKSETVCRNFLAGMHMLFAKEGIGWMIWCLRTLEDHPRDSYNTVDETGLGPPIVFDSCPYSDLWPAVARVTASPMPLPKRPPFVVPDALPGQEIIMEANTDGYPSDLSYSWEVSSDGVSWSKISGDTELYKDTNTARLRIRGATALMSGYYYRYIAANPAMTVSGTATLTVKAPVLSAPAALVVDAITGELYVTDANQHTIYKITADASGISLFAGAIGQSGTLNASGTAARFNQIAGIDIDTQSGGLVVADTGNSTLRILNSAAAVNSLAGSPGLAGFTDGSGTNAFFRNPAAVVADNMGNIYVADTDNHVIRMVTPEGIVTTIAGTPQVSGTLDGSGTHAQFKNPAGIAFAGNTLYIADTGNHTIRFITPADDAHQVFTLAGQPGSHGSADGDMATAARFHSPRGLLVDGDTVYVADTGNSLIRKIEISAGKVATIAGYPGDDGDGDSGVMPGVPGFKDGQGNDAWLRHPEDIAIASDGTLYVADTGNAAIRKIAADNNATVSTLTPDMIELNPPTPPPPVDPPPSSGGSSGSGGGGGGVPSHWFFAIIIALVIIRARKPGKIFLP
- a CDS encoding glycoside hydrolase family 2 protein, which produces MSSRATFPVSWQLARLPSPAATPAPADWIPATVPGAVQLDWARVQSLPDLHFGQNVRAYNGLEDFWWLYRAAIPAVKRAADERVFLAGDGLDYHAEFRAGDRVLLEHTGVCTPFELDVTGLAPGTPLEILIHPAPKREGAPPDRSQAAHVTKPVVSYGWDWHPRLIPLGLCHDTRFEKRPAAHIRHIDFRYVLADDFSSARITVAVETSMPSGITWRLREPGGRVVLESSESVATLREPQLWWTHDHGEPALYTLEVSLDAPGADAATRRVGFRRVRLVMHEGAWSHPAGFPKSRSLPPVTVELNGRRIFARGTNFVCPDIFHGRVDAATYEPLLALARDAHFNLLRCWGGTATPKESFFEQCDELGLLVWQEFPLACNAYPDDDAYLDGLDRESRAIIRRVRQHPCLALWCGGNELFNSWSRMDDQSLALRLLNRNCLDLDPLTPFIPTAPLEGMGHGDYRFLDPDGRDIFQIFRSAACTAYSEFGCPGLAPVEYLKTFIPAEELWPPRPCTSWETHHAFGAWSSDNALWINTRASEHYFGESTSLEQHVARGEWLQSEGVKSVFEEARRQSPRCSMALNWCFNEPWPTAANNSIVNYPARPKPAYYAARAACRPTLASARIPKFQWERGECFSAEIWVLNDSPVAQPGGELIVALECDGLVIELLRWRIPDLPPQQTVVGPSVRIKLQNTQDGEFTLMLRVTGHEDWDSSYRLSLRPAMDEIASVGARALNH
- a CDS encoding glycoside hydrolase family 5 protein, which codes for MKEEMPRPGESTPYTLLPILALPLIFILAAARLAANPASEHLWLKARGRLIVTSSESDGGERPFIAAGMAYCRDVIIPAQDEAVMAFCKEHNLNTVRLTFYTLYFDNDKSRPIEMQEHIRNHIEPAVAAARNHGMYVILACDEHMSDPSVDGVAVRAWDEAAIQKWVAGWTAVAEYYKGEPRVLGYEFLGEPIGVTFEQMRSNYARCRREIRKVDDRHLLILGANHRSRPGTMQKSWELMPSIMDAPYNNVAFAFHAYPGEESPVVIQNHVVQFRDAHGVPVLCTQFGADYQNKSEAECRKFLAGMHASFAKEDVGWMIWALRTLVDHPRNSYNAVDQTGLGPPPTYDSCPYSDLWAPAARMTASAIPQPKR